AGGTCATCGGAACGCATCGATTGCGACGTACCGGAAGCCGACGCTTCCGGAGACCGTTGAGCTTTGTCATTTCGAGGAGCGCCCTAAGGTCCGTCATTTCGAGGAGTGAAGCGACGAGAAATCCATGTCCCGATCACAGCGAGGGATCTTTTAGACCTCATGGAGATTATTCCCGGTGACAAGAAGTTTCGAGAAAAAACCTTGACACCCGGTGCCGATATGTTATGAGTAGAAAAACTACTCATAACGAGGAATGCATGTCCGACCTTTTCGCGGGACTCATCTCATCAAAAACCAGGATCGGCCTGCTGGTGCGCCTCTTCTTCAACCCCGGCACCCGGGCCTACCTCCGGGAACTGGCCACGGAACTCCAGGTGTCCACCAACGCCGTGCGGGAAGAGCTGAACCAGCTTACCAAAACGCAGCTCCTCACCTCCGAACGAGACGGCCGCAGCGTGTATTACAAGGCGAACACCGAACACCCCCTCTTCCCGGAACTGCGCTCCATGGTGGGCAAGGTCATGGGCCTCGACCAGGTCATGGAGAGCATCCTCACCCGCCTGGGCGACCTCGAAAAGGCCTGGCTCATCGACGACTACGCCGAGGGAAAAGACACGGGCATCGTGGACCTGGTCCTGGTGGGGAACATCGACCGGTACCACCTGAACGACCTGACCCGTAAAACAGAGCGCTACATCAACCGCAAAATCCGTTCCCTGGTACTGACCAGGGAGGAATTCGAGGCATTCCTGCCCACACTCGAAAACAGGCCGCATTATCTGGTGTGGGAGGGGTGAAGTCCGTTGAAAATCCCCCTTTTGTAAAGGGGGATATAGGGGGATCGGGCGAAGCCCGTTGGAAGTCCCCCTTTTGTAAGGGGACTTGAAAGGTTGGCAGGGATGGACCGTTAGCAGGTAAAATCCCCCCTGGCCCCCCTTTCATAAAGGGGGGAACCGGGAAGGGCATAGCGCCTTCCCGTAAGGAAGGCAGGATATAGGGGGATCGGGTGAAGCCCGTTGGAAGTCCCCCTTCGTAAAGGAGAATATAGGGGGATCGGGTGTGAGGCCTTTGAAAACCTATCGATTGTGTCATTTCGACCGTCCAACTTTGTCATTTCGACCGTAGGGAGAAATCTTAAAGATCTCTCGCTTTGCTCGGGACATGGATTTCTCGTCGCTTCGCTCCTCGAAATGACGGATCTTAAGGCGCTCCTCGAAATGACAAAATGAAAGGTCACGCCTACAGGATTGTTACAGAGGTGGCACATGCTGTTGATTAACAATATTTGCGACCTGACCCGCACAACCGAACGCTCCATCAACCGCACAATCCGGCCCCTGGTACTGACCAGGGAGGAGTTCGGGGAATTCCTGCCCACCCTCGAAAGCAGGCCGCATTATCTGGTGTGGGAGTAAAAACAGCAATATTTTATGCCCCGATTGCAACATCTTGATAAAAGGCGGACGCATTAACAATGCTTAAAAGAACAAAGCGTTTTATTGAAAAAAGAAAATCGATCAATGCGGGAAATTACCACACGAGACATTATACGCGTACTGTGCATCGTGCACTTGCCATCATAGGCAGTCTCGGCGAAGCAAGGTCAATTCTGGATATAGGGTGCAACCAAGGATTGACAAGTCGACTCCTTCTGGAACGCACACAGGCAGATCAGATAACGGGAATAGAACTCTCCAGATCGACCGTTGACAAAGACCTGCTGTCAGATGAGAGGTTCAAATTAATAGAGGGCGACATTTGCGAGCTGCCCTTGGCTGGCTATTATGACGCAATTATTTATGGTGCGGTACATCATCACATAGTGCGGAAGCATGGTCTGAGTGAAGCCGTCCGGGTGCTGCAAAAAATCGCCGAATCATGCAGGGGTAAACTTTTCTTTGAAACAGGCCACATTACTGAAGGTGGAAGGTGGGCGTGGCAAAGAAAGCTCCGCCAATACTTTAAAACCGATGAAGAACACATTTATTATTTGCTGCGATCAATAGAAGAAATGATTGCGGGTTTCGAAGTAATAGGTCGTTTCCGGATTCATGGTGTTAAACGCTGGCTGCTGTGCATCAACATGAAGGGTGAGGCTCAGCTGACTAATTCTTGCGCACCAGGCGGAATGAACTGGGATAATTTCTCCGACACTGATGAAACTGAAAAATATACCCGAAACTTCGGTAGCAAAAAACAGAGACTATTGCCAATTATCAATGAACAGAATAATGGACCGGTTGAGTTTCAAAAACGAAAGATAGGGGAGAGTGTCTATTTCGTAAAAAAAGCTCTGCATTCAAAAACATCCTTAATGCAGGAGTATCATATAGGACGAGAGCTTATGGAGACGTGGGCTGTTCAGCCTCTCTCCATGCCATCATCGAATACGATTATTTTTCCGTTCATCGCAGGGAAAAAGATTGTTGGCGATGTCCAATCCTTCTCAATCAGGGAGCGCAAGTTAATATCTGGTCAGATCACGAAGATATGGGATCGTTGCCGAATAATCACATTACACTGGCCCAAAGGGATAATGACGCCAATACCCGATAGTGCTGTTTTGTCACAAGTTGTCGATCTGAATCCCAACAACTTTCTAGTGGAACAGTATGACGGTCAACCACGGGTGAGGGTGGTCGACTTCGAACCTCGATCAAACCATTATCACTGGAAGAATAAACTGCACATTGCCAGCATGCTTATAGCATTGAAGCATCATAGAATTCGTGCTGTTGGTTTGGGATTGTCAGGATTTTGTGAAGGTGTGATCTGTCTGTTGAAATACCAAAGCAAAAGCACAGGTGAACGGATTCGTGACGGGCAACCTTCGCTTTCATCAGCCATCATGGCAGAAATCCGATCACTTGTCGGGAAAACGGTGACATCTCTAATTCCGAGTTTCTATGAAGAATAACTCAACTAAAAACTATTCTCGGGTGGTCCTGTGGCTATCCTGGCTCCTCGGGCTGACTCTTTTCGGACTGATATTAATGCAAGTGTGCAAATCGGGCGCACTTGCATTTATTTTTTATTTTTCCCCGAAGATTGTAATTCCATGGCTGATTACTACTTTTCTTGCCCGGCTTTTGATGGTGGAAGTGTTTGTGCGGCCGATTCAGTTACTCGGAGTCACAATGCGTCGAATGTCGGCTTTCTGGCTCGGATGGTTGCGCACTTTTTTCAATCAGATGATTCCCCTGTCGGGCATCACGCTCATTGCGGCCTACTGCAAAAGACACTGCGGTCTCGCCTGGGGAGAGCTTGGGGCTTTATCGTCCCCTTTATATTTTCTTTCTCTCGCGGCAACGGGAATTTTTGCAACGGGCTCAATTATTCTCGGGGCCGACAAGCTGGGAAACTCCTTTGTACCCGTGGCAGTTCTTTCGGTTTTGATAACCAGTCTTTCCATTGCGATAATTGCCAAGGGCTCGGTCGTGCTTGTCTTCCTGCCGGCAGGTGTGCGGCGCCGTCTGGATACAATGGAGCGATCCCTTCGATTGTTTGAGGGGCATGGTCAGCTTTTGTCTCGCTTGTTTGTCTCCTACGGCGGGATACTGTTATTGCGCTGTATTCGATTGTGGCTGTTGTTTTTTCTGGGAACGAACCTGAATCTCGGCGTTCAGGAGATACTCCTGCTTGCGGCTATAAGCGAGTTCGGCTTTCTTGTTCCCCTCATACCGGGTGGGATCGGTGTTCGAGAAGGTGCCCTGATATCAGTGGCCTGGATGCTTGGACTCGATATGGAAATTGTTGCGGCTGTCGCTCTTATGGACAGATTGTTCAGCATTGTTCTGGTTGCCATCATGGCGATACCTGCATATTTTGTCCTGAGAAAAGAGATCGTAGCAGTGGCAGAATAGCTCGTCGGCAGGGTTCACAAATTTCGCACGCCGGCTGTGAATGCGAGATCGCCACAGGCAACTGTCAGCATCGAAGGATATCTTTGAACAGGTCGCCGTACTTCCCCGCCAGCACTTCCCAGTCAAATTGTTCCGTTGACATTGTCGGTCCTGCCGACCGGGCCAAAATGCATCTCAGATTTGTGGTTGAAAACAAAATATTGAGAGGAAACGGTAAAAGGATTAACTTTACCCCGGAATTAGGGAGCAGACCGATATTTTTTGATTGTTTCAGCAGACAATGAATTGCCATGTGCTATGCCGCAAGAGTGGATTAAATAATCTGCAATCTGCTTCGAAGGTCTAGGCAAATCTATCGGAACCGGCCTGAAGTCCTTTGCCATTGCGAGGAATTCTTCCAGCATCTGATTTTTGAACCCCCATAGCATGGCGTTAATTCCGATTCCGTCGCAACGTTCTGTTTTATTTCTCAGCACCAAACAGGGCTTACACAGGTAACTGCATTCTTCCTGGATGCTTCCCCCATCAGCGAGTACCATTTTCGCGTTACGCATCAGGGCCGTGAAGCTTACGTAATCCTGCATCTCCATGATTTTCACGTCCGAAGACAGTCTATTGTGCAGATTGTATCGAGTGAGGTATCTGCGTGTAGGCTTGTGCGTTACGAAGATCACAGGTAATTCTTCAGACACACGATTTATGAGTGAAACCACTCGTTCAAGGCGGTTGCGGTTTGTGATCGTTTCAAGCCTGTGGCATGCAGCGAGGGCATAGGGTTCTTGCGGTATAGATATTGTAGCAGGCACAGTTTCAGCGAAATGTAGCGCGTCGACTACGGTGTTCCCATCAACGGGGATCACTTTTCCCGGAACATTCATTTGATTCAGATGGCTCAAAGCGTCTGCGGAGGGTGCGAACAAAACATTGCAACGCTTCATGCAGTAGACGCGGATCAGTTCTTCCGGGAAAGGGTGAAGGTAGTCATAGCTTCGTAGCCCCGCTTCAACATGTCCCACCTCAAGCCCAGCTGCCCGAGCCAGCGAAACGCCAAGAAGTGTGCTCATAGTGTCACCGTGTACAAGGCATATGCCTCCACCGGGAAACACTTTTTCTCGTAGCCACTTTTTTCCAAAAATACAGTAAGAACTAAGCCGAACAGCCCATCGCAAAGCAGATGCTATACTCGTAATATCACGCTTATTGTCACTAAAACTGAAATCCGGCTCTCGAATTTTAAAAACTTGCCTGAGAGATCGGGTAAAGTCCCCGTGTTGACCACTGTCAATATAACGAAAGGCAATATTCCTGTGCTGGAGTTCCGCCATAATGGGAGCCATTTTTAT
This window of the Syntrophales bacterium genome carries:
- a CDS encoding winged helix-turn-helix domain-containing protein, which produces MSDLFAGLISSKTRIGLLVRLFFNPGTRAYLRELATELQVSTNAVREELNQLTKTQLLTSERDGRSVYYKANTEHPLFPELRSMVGKVMGLDQVMESILTRLGDLEKAWLIDDYAEGKDTGIVDLVLVGNIDRYHLNDLTRKTERYINRKIRSLVLTREEFEAFLPTLENRPHYLVWEG
- a CDS encoding class I SAM-dependent methyltransferase — encoded protein: MLKRTKRFIEKRKSINAGNYHTRHYTRTVHRALAIIGSLGEARSILDIGCNQGLTSRLLLERTQADQITGIELSRSTVDKDLLSDERFKLIEGDICELPLAGYYDAIIYGAVHHHIVRKHGLSEAVRVLQKIAESCRGKLFFETGHITEGGRWAWQRKLRQYFKTDEEHIYYLLRSIEEMIAGFEVIGRFRIHGVKRWLLCINMKGEAQLTNSCAPGGMNWDNFSDTDETEKYTRNFGSKKQRLLPIINEQNNGPVEFQKRKIGESVYFVKKALHSKTSLMQEYHIGRELMETWAVQPLSMPSSNTIIFPFIAGKKIVGDVQSFSIRERKLISGQITKIWDRCRIITLHWPKGIMTPIPDSAVLSQVVDLNPNNFLVEQYDGQPRVRVVDFEPRSNHYHWKNKLHIASMLIALKHHRIRAVGLGLSGFCEGVICLLKYQSKSTGERIRDGQPSLSSAIMAEIRSLVGKTVTSLIPSFYEE
- a CDS encoding flippase-like domain-containing protein, encoding MQVCKSGALAFIFYFSPKIVIPWLITTFLARLLMVEVFVRPIQLLGVTMRRMSAFWLGWLRTFFNQMIPLSGITLIAAYCKRHCGLAWGELGALSSPLYFLSLAATGIFATGSIILGADKLGNSFVPVAVLSVLITSLSIAIIAKGSVVLVFLPAGVRRRLDTMERSLRLFEGHGQLLSRLFVSYGGILLLRCIRLWLLFFLGTNLNLGVQEILLLAAISEFGFLVPLIPGGIGVREGALISVAWMLGLDMEIVAAVALMDRLFSIVLVAIMAIPAYFVLRKEIVAVAE
- a CDS encoding UDP-N-acetylglucosamine 2-epimerase encodes the protein MIQFFIGTKAQFIKMAPIMAELQHRNIAFRYIDSGQHGDFTRSLRQVFKIREPDFSFSDNKRDITSIASALRWAVRLSSYCIFGKKWLREKVFPGGGICLVHGDTMSTLLGVSLARAAGLEVGHVEAGLRSYDYLHPFPEELIRVYCMKRCNVLFAPSADALSHLNQMNVPGKVIPVDGNTVVDALHFAETVPATISIPQEPYALAACHRLETITNRNRLERVVSLINRVSEELPVIFVTHKPTRRYLTRYNLHNRLSSDVKIMEMQDYVSFTALMRNAKMVLADGGSIQEECSYLCKPCLVLRNKTERCDGIGINAMLWGFKNQMLEEFLAMAKDFRPVPIDLPRPSKQIADYLIHSCGIAHGNSLSAETIKKYRSAP